One segment of Brassica napus cultivar Da-Ae chromosome C3, Da-Ae, whole genome shotgun sequence DNA contains the following:
- the LOC106385812 gene encoding transcription factor HY5-like, producing MSLQRPNGNSSSSSSPKKRKTEESDEELSMVPDMEAAGSTGVLSSSADDGVNNPEIEQTQNATSTAKRRRGRNPEDKEYRSLKRLLRNRVSAQQARERKKVYVSDLESRANELQNNNEQLEEKISTLMNENTMLRKMLINTRPKADDN from the exons ATGTCTCTTCAACGACCCAATGGGAACTCgagctcttcttcttcccccAAGAAGCGCAAAACTG AGGAGAGTGATGAAGAGTTGTCGATGGTTCCAGACATGGAAGCAGCTGGATCAACAGGTGTTCTAAGCAGCAGCGCCGACGACGGAGTCAACAATCCGGAGATTGAACAGACCCAAAATGCAACCTCCACCGCTAAGCGCCGCCGTGGACGAAATCCAGAGGATAAAGAATACAGAAGCCTTAAGAG ATTGTTGAGAAACCGAGTATCTGCTCAACAAGCGAGGGAGAGGAAGAAAGTGTATGTGAGTGACTTGGAATCAAGAGCTAATGAGTTGCAGAACAATAATGAGCAGCTTGAGGAGAAGATTTCTACTTTGATGAACGAGAACACAATGCTTCGCAAGATGCTTATTAACACAAGGCCTAAAGCTGATGACAATTAA